Proteins encoded within one genomic window of Arachis ipaensis cultivar K30076 chromosome B08, Araip1.1, whole genome shotgun sequence:
- the LOC110265302 gene encoding uncharacterized protein LOC110265302: protein MSIEVPQRDLCSIERLNHDQSAVFRCIMNTVDRRESGVFFIDGPGGAGKTFLYRAIIAYLRSKGYIVLVTASSGIAATLLPSGRIAHSRFKIPINPEPSSMCNISKQSDVAKLIWHTTAIIWNEAPMANKKTMESLDHTLGDILENNNPFRGKVMVMGGDFCQVLPVVPKGNKSQMISASIVKSHLWASTKILHL from the coding sequence ATGTCCATCGAAGTTCCTCAAAGAGACCTGTGTTCTATTGAAAGATTGAATCATGACCAGTCTGCAGTTTTCAGGTGCATTATGAATACAGTTGATCGGAGAGAAAGTGGAGTCTTCTTCATTGATGGACCAGGAGGAGCAGGTAAAACATTTCTTTACAGAGCTATAATTGCATATTTAAGAAGTAAAGGGTATATTGTCTTGGTAACTGCGTCCTCAGGAATAGCTGCAACTTTACTTCCTAGTGGTCGAATAGCTCATTCTAGATTTAAGATTCCAATCAATCCAGAGCCATCCTCCATGTGCAATATAAGTAAACAATCTGATGTCGCAAAACTGATTTGGCATACGACAGCAATAATTTGGAATGAAGCACCAATGGCTAATAAAAAGACAATGGAATCATTAGACCATACATTGGGAGACATATTAGAAAACAATAATCCATTTAGAGGAAAGGTGATGGTTATGGGAGGGGATTTCTGCCAAGTACTACCTGTTGTGCCGAAAGGAAATAAGTCGCAAATGATTTCAGCTTCTATTGTTAAATCACATTTGTGGGCATCCACCAAAATTCTCCACTTGTGA
- the LOC110265301 gene encoding uncharacterized protein LOC110265301, which yields MRSLNDHDFAEYLKRIRDGIEPTISEDLVHIKAHMAIPWKGEASLHKLIEETFPNLQSHRWDASYMVERAILTPKNHDVQQLNDIIIISSFDEVEGDTNNMYQQEYLNSISTGGLPPYTLKVKKGAPLMLLRNIDPKLPSQLLDAAFITQPLLLLQLVSPPASLTQHCPAGDNSVPPRSSPSVAIANNLE from the exons ATGCGATCTCTTAACGATCATGATTTTGCGGAGTATCTCAAGCGAATAAGGGATGGGATTGAGCCTACCATATCTGAGGACTTGGTACATATAAAAGCACACATGGCAATACCATGGAAAGGTGAGGCATCATTACACAAATTAATAGAAGAAACTTTTCCAAATTTGCAATCTCATAGGTGGGATGCATCTTACATGGTGGAGAGAGCGATATTGACACCCAAAAACCATGATGTACAACAGCTCAATGATATAATCATCATATCATCCTTTGATGAAGTAGAAGGAGATACAAATAACATGTATCAACAAGAATATCTTAACTCAATCTCCACGGGTGGATTGCCACCTTATACATTGAAGGTAAAAAAGGGTGCTCCTTTGATGTTACTGAGAAACATAGATCCTAAG TTGCCATCACAACTTCTGGATGCTGCCTTCATCACGCAGCCATTGTTGCTGCTGCAACTGGTCTCACCTCCTGCCTCCCTCACGCAGCACTGTCCTGCCGGTGACAACTCTGTTCCACCACGCTCCTCCCCTTCAGTCGC GATTGCGAATAATCTTGAATAG
- the LOC107612243 gene encoding kinesin-like protein KIN-4A isoform X1: MSKMKRIGIDTEALKEHFGKKIMELEEEKRKVKHKNENKESKYCLQKYQDVHGQKLKALEAQILDLKKKQENQVQLLKQKEKSEETAKKLQDEIQYIKAQKVQLQHKMKQEAEQFRQWKASREKELLQLKKFAWRELQIATDNFSERNVLGQGGFWKVYKGVLPDGTNIAVKRNCPTMVKRSTSSLANSGSKSLSAIYR, from the exons ATG TCTAAGATGAAGCGCATTGGAATTGATACTGAAGCACTCAAAGAGCACTTTGGGAAGAAAATTATGGAGCTTGAGGAGGAAAAAAGAAAAGT aaaacataaaaatgaaaataaggaATCAAAATACTGTTTACAGAAATATCAAGATGTTCATGGCCAAAAATTGAAAGCACTGGAAGCACAG ATTTTAGACCTCAAGAAGAAACAAGAAAACCAGGTGCAGCTACTAAAGCAAAAGGAGAAGAGCGAAGAAACTGCAAAAAAATTACAAGATGAAATACAGTACATCAAGGCTCAAAAG GTCCAATTGCAGCATAAAATGAAGCAAGAGGCAGAACAATTTCGACAATGGAAGGCTTCTCGAGAAAAGGAGTTACTTCAG CTGAAAAAATTTGCTTGGAGAGAACTGCAAATAGCTACAGACAACTTTAGTGAGAGAAATGTTTTAGGACAGGGAGGCTTTTGGAAGGTTTATAAAGGTGTTCTACCCGATGGCACAAACATTGCTGTTAAAAG GAACTGTCCCACTATGGTCAAAAGATCAACATCATCCTTAGCAAACTCAGGAAGCAAATCACTCTCTGCAATCTACAGATAG
- the LOC107612243 gene encoding kinesin-like protein KIN-4A isoform X2 produces the protein MKRIGIDTEALKEHFGKKIMELEEEKRKVKHKNENKESKYCLQKYQDVHGQKLKALEAQILDLKKKQENQVQLLKQKEKSEETAKKLQDEIQYIKAQKVQLQHKMKQEAEQFRQWKASREKELLQLKKFAWRELQIATDNFSERNVLGQGGFWKVYKGVLPDGTNIAVKRNCPTMVKRSTSSLANSGSKSLSAIYR, from the exons ATGAAGCGCATTGGAATTGATACTGAAGCACTCAAAGAGCACTTTGGGAAGAAAATTATGGAGCTTGAGGAGGAAAAAAGAAAAGT aaaacataaaaatgaaaataaggaATCAAAATACTGTTTACAGAAATATCAAGATGTTCATGGCCAAAAATTGAAAGCACTGGAAGCACAG ATTTTAGACCTCAAGAAGAAACAAGAAAACCAGGTGCAGCTACTAAAGCAAAAGGAGAAGAGCGAAGAAACTGCAAAAAAATTACAAGATGAAATACAGTACATCAAGGCTCAAAAG GTCCAATTGCAGCATAAAATGAAGCAAGAGGCAGAACAATTTCGACAATGGAAGGCTTCTCGAGAAAAGGAGTTACTTCAG CTGAAAAAATTTGCTTGGAGAGAACTGCAAATAGCTACAGACAACTTTAGTGAGAGAAATGTTTTAGGACAGGGAGGCTTTTGGAAGGTTTATAAAGGTGTTCTACCCGATGGCACAAACATTGCTGTTAAAAG GAACTGTCCCACTATGGTCAAAAGATCAACATCATCCTTAGCAAACTCAGGAAGCAAATCACTCTCTGCAATCTACAGATAG